The Aureimonas mangrovi genome includes a region encoding these proteins:
- the moeB gene encoding molybdopterin-synthase adenylyltransferase MoeB, giving the protein MSALSGEEIGRYARHLVLPEIGGPGQQALKRARVLLIGAGGIGSPAALYLAAAGIGTIGIADDDTVSLSNLQRQILHQSADVGTSKLASASRSINALNPHVAVESHALRIDARNGAGIVTGYDVVLDGSDNFATRYAVADLCEAQRRPLVSATVERFSGQLTTLAPFAQDEAGAPRPRYRDLFPAPPPAGLVASCEEAGILGAVAGVLGTLAASEVVKLVCGIGEPLFGRLLLFDALAMRFEEIRYRARRSDAGCD; this is encoded by the coding sequence GTGAGCGCGCTCTCGGGCGAGGAGATCGGCCGCTACGCCCGCCATCTGGTGCTGCCGGAGATCGGCGGGCCGGGGCAGCAGGCGCTGAAGCGCGCGCGCGTTCTCCTGATCGGCGCGGGCGGCATCGGCTCGCCGGCCGCACTCTACCTCGCCGCCGCCGGCATCGGGACGATCGGGATCGCGGACGACGACACCGTGTCGCTCTCCAACCTCCAGCGGCAGATCCTGCATCAAAGCGCCGATGTCGGCACGTCGAAGCTCGCCAGCGCCTCGCGCTCGATCAATGCCCTCAACCCGCATGTCGCGGTCGAGAGCCACGCACTGCGCATCGACGCGCGGAACGGCGCGGGAATCGTCACGGGATACGATGTCGTCCTCGACGGCAGCGACAATTTCGCGACCCGCTACGCGGTGGCCGATCTCTGTGAGGCGCAAAGGAGGCCGCTCGTCAGCGCGACGGTGGAACGGTTCTCGGGCCAGCTGACGACGCTCGCTCCCTTCGCACAGGACGAAGCCGGTGCGCCCCGGCCGCGCTACCGCGACCTCTTCCCAGCGCCGCCGCCGGCCGGGCTCGTCGCCTCCTGCGAAGAGGCCGGCATCCTCGGTGCGGTGGCCGGCGTCCTCGGCACGCTCGCCGCCAGCGAAGTGGTCAAGCTCGTCTGCGGGATCGGCGAACCGCTCTTCGGCCGCCTCCTGCTCTTCGACGCGCTGGCGATGCGTTTCGAGGAGATTCGCTATCGCGCGCGACGGTCCGACGCGGGCTGCGATTGA
- a CDS encoding MarR family transcriptional regulator: MGKKNRVTALDDHLCFALYGASMAVGRAYKPLLDEWGITYPQYLVLSSLWEDGSQSPGALATRLALEPSTITPLVGRLEKAGFVTRERNPNDGRQIVVRLTEKGTGVCVQRACLARRLSEASGLSMKKLRKLAGDVRDLRDAVAAGAKDSEPAR; the protein is encoded by the coding sequence TTGGGCAAGAAAAACCGCGTCACCGCGCTGGACGATCACCTGTGCTTCGCGCTTTACGGCGCGTCGATGGCCGTCGGACGCGCCTACAAGCCTCTGCTCGACGAATGGGGCATCACCTATCCGCAATATCTCGTGCTGAGTTCTCTTTGGGAGGACGGCAGCCAGAGCCCCGGTGCGCTGGCTACGCGCCTCGCCCTCGAGCCAAGCACCATCACGCCGCTCGTCGGGCGGCTGGAGAAGGCGGGTTTCGTGACCCGTGAGCGCAACCCGAACGATGGACGTCAGATCGTCGTGCGGCTGACGGAAAAGGGCACCGGTGTGTGTGTCCAGCGCGCATGCCTGGCGCGCAGGCTCTCCGAAGCCTCGGGCCTCTCGATGAAGAAGCTGCGCAAGCTCGCAGGGGATGTGCGCGACCTGCGCGATGCCGTCGCGGCCGGAGCGAAGGACAGCGAGCCGGCGCGCTGA
- a CDS encoding SH3 domain-containing protein, producing MALRTVSSRLLLASIALGFAALAAPAKAQENSTEVASLETRAAPQENRSASGLPLPRFVSLKASRVNLRVGPGRDYPVSWLYLKQGLPVEVIQEYDNWRRVRDAEGAEGWVYHSLLSGERTAVAAPWLKGKSTTVEMRRDATAEARVVALMEPGVVTRVEQCSFGWCRVQAGETTGFVSQNDIWGVYPDERF from the coding sequence ATCGCCTTGCGCACCGTTTCCAGCCGCCTCCTCCTCGCCTCCATCGCCCTCGGCTTCGCCGCGCTCGCCGCCCCGGCGAAGGCGCAGGAGAACTCGACCGAGGTCGCCAGCCTCGAGACGCGCGCGGCGCCGCAGGAGAACCGCTCGGCGAGCGGCCTGCCGCTTCCCCGCTTCGTCTCGCTCAAGGCCTCGCGCGTGAACCTGCGTGTCGGGCCGGGGCGCGACTACCCGGTCTCCTGGCTCTATCTCAAGCAGGGACTGCCGGTCGAAGTCATCCAGGAGTACGACAACTGGCGCCGCGTGCGCGACGCCGAGGGCGCCGAGGGCTGGGTCTACCATTCGCTCCTGTCGGGCGAGCGCACGGCCGTGGCCGCCCCCTGGCTGAAGGGCAAGAGCACCACGGTCGAGATGCGACGCGACGCGACGGCCGAGGCGCGCGTCGTCGCCCTGATGGAGCCCGGCGTCGTCACCAGGGTGGAACAGTGCTCCTTCGGCTGGTGCCGGGTGCAGGCGGGCGAGACCACCGGCTTCGTGTCCCAGAACGACATCTGGGGCGTCTACCCGGATGAGCGCTTCTAG
- a CDS encoding aldo/keto reductase has translation MKTSPLGRTGIQVSRICLGTMTFGEQNTEAEAHAQLDRAVEAGVDFIDTAELYPIPPKAETQGRTEAYIGSWLKARGRHDDLTIASKIVGRSANTWFRDDGSEPRLDARNIHEAVEKSLKRLGVERIDLYQIHWPDRTTAGFGSNPTRWKTPEPAADEVAIEVTMGALADLVDAGKIGHVGLSNESPWGTMRWVAGAEAGKGPRIASIQNAYNLVNRTFEGGLAEIALREDVGLLAYSPLAQGYLTGKYANGALPEGSRKQLFDRLGRYELAHAAEAVDAYVALAAEFGVRPATFANAFVLAQPFVTATIIGATSIPQLEECLAAADLTWTDEMQDAVDALHQRFGNPCP, from the coding sequence ATGAAGACCAGCCCGCTCGGCCGCACAGGCATTCAGGTCAGCCGCATCTGTCTCGGCACCATGACCTTCGGCGAACAGAACACCGAGGCCGAGGCGCACGCCCAGCTCGACCGCGCCGTGGAGGCGGGCGTCGACTTCATCGACACGGCCGAGCTCTATCCGATCCCGCCCAAGGCCGAGACGCAGGGGCGCACAGAGGCCTATATCGGCTCGTGGCTGAAGGCGCGCGGCCGCCACGACGACCTGACGATCGCCTCCAAGATCGTCGGCCGCTCGGCCAACACCTGGTTTCGCGACGACGGCTCCGAGCCGCGGCTCGACGCGCGCAACATCCACGAGGCGGTCGAGAAGTCGCTGAAGCGGCTCGGCGTCGAGCGGATCGATCTTTACCAGATCCATTGGCCCGACCGCACGACGGCCGGCTTCGGCTCCAATCCGACACGCTGGAAGACGCCTGAGCCCGCCGCCGACGAGGTCGCGATCGAGGTGACGATGGGCGCGCTCGCCGATCTCGTCGACGCCGGCAAGATCGGCCATGTCGGCCTGTCGAACGAGAGCCCGTGGGGAACGATGCGCTGGGTGGCCGGCGCGGAAGCCGGCAAGGGCCCGCGCATCGCCTCGATCCAGAACGCCTACAACCTCGTGAACCGGACCTTCGAGGGCGGGCTCGCGGAGATCGCACTTCGCGAAGATGTCGGGCTTCTGGCCTATTCGCCGCTGGCGCAGGGCTACCTTACTGGCAAATACGCCAACGGCGCGCTGCCCGAGGGGTCGCGCAAGCAGCTCTTCGACCGGCTGGGGCGCTACGAGCTCGCCCATGCCGCCGAAGCGGTCGACGCCTATGTGGCGCTCGCGGCCGAGTTCGGGGTCAGACCCGCGACCTTCGCGAATGCCTTCGTCCTGGCGCAGCCTTTCGTGACCGCGACCATCATCGGCGCAACGAGCATCCCGCAGCTCGAGGAGTGCCTCGCGGCCGCCGATCTGACCTGGACGGACGAGATGCAGGACGCGGTAGACGCCCTGCACCAGCGCTTCGGCAATCCCTGCCCGTAA
- a CDS encoding organic hydroperoxide resistance protein, which yields MSVEAIYKTKATASGGGRSGHTRSEDGSIDLDLVVPKEMGGPGGDGANPEKLFAAGYSACFLGAMRAVSKTVGVAVPDDATVTAEIGFGKRSEGGFGITADLTISMPGVDRADAQKLVDEAHKVCPYSNATRNNVDVGLTIA from the coding sequence ATGTCCGTCGAAGCGATCTACAAGACGAAGGCCACGGCCAGCGGCGGCGGCCGCAGCGGCCACACGCGCTCGGAAGACGGGTCGATCGACCTCGATCTCGTCGTGCCGAAGGAGATGGGCGGGCCGGGCGGCGACGGCGCAAACCCTGAGAAGCTGTTCGCGGCGGGTTACTCGGCCTGTTTCCTCGGCGCGATGCGCGCCGTCTCCAAGACGGTCGGCGTCGCGGTCCCGGACGATGCGACCGTCACCGCCGAGATCGGCTTCGGCAAGCGCTCGGAGGGTGGCTTCGGTATCACGGCCGATCTCACGATCTCGATGCCGGGCGTCGACAGGGCGGACGCGCAGAAGCTCGTCGACGAGGCGCACAAGGTCTGCCCCTACTCCAACGCCACGCGCAACAATGTGGATGTCGGCCTGACGATCGCCTGA
- the fabB gene encoding beta-ketoacyl-ACP synthase I translates to MKRVVVTGMGIVSSIGSDAGEVEASLRAAKSGISFSPDFAEHGFRSQVWGRPQVDVASLVDRRAMRFLSEGAAWNHVAMMQAIASSGLEDKDVGGNERTGIIMGSGGPSTRTIYEAAELTKKNGSPKRIGPFAVPKAMSSSASATLATWFKIHGVNYSISSACSTSAHCIGNAAEQIQWGKQDVMFAGGHEGLDWTMADLFDAMGAMSSRYNETPEVASRAYDKDRDGFVISGGAGVLVLEELEHAKARGATILAEIVGYGATSDGHDMVAPSGEGAVRCMRQALSGVTGKVDYINTHGTATEVGDSREMAAIREIFGEEVPYISSTKSLTGHSQGAAGVQESIYSLLMLNGGFLAESAHIDNLDPEFEGLPVLRERRDDAGIRTVMSNSFGFGGTNASLVFQAYED, encoded by the coding sequence ATGAAGCGCGTCGTCGTGACGGGTATGGGCATCGTCTCTTCCATCGGCAGCGATGCGGGAGAGGTCGAGGCATCGCTGCGCGCGGCCAAGTCGGGCATCTCCTTCTCGCCCGATTTCGCCGAGCATGGGTTCCGCAGCCAGGTCTGGGGCCGGCCCCAGGTGGACGTCGCCTCGCTGGTCGACCGGCGCGCCATGCGATTCCTCTCCGAAGGCGCCGCATGGAACCATGTGGCCATGATGCAGGCGATCGCCTCGTCCGGCCTCGAGGACAAGGATGTCGGCGGCAACGAGCGCACCGGTATCATCATGGGCTCCGGCGGCCCCTCCACCCGCACGATCTACGAAGCGGCGGAGCTGACGAAGAAGAACGGCAGCCCCAAGCGCATCGGCCCCTTCGCCGTGCCCAAGGCGATGAGTTCCTCGGCTTCGGCGACGCTCGCCACCTGGTTCAAGATCCACGGTGTCAACTACTCGATCTCCTCGGCCTGCTCCACTTCGGCGCACTGCATCGGCAACGCCGCCGAGCAGATCCAGTGGGGCAAGCAGGACGTGATGTTCGCTGGCGGACACGAGGGCCTCGACTGGACGATGGCCGATCTCTTCGACGCGATGGGCGCCATGTCCTCGCGCTACAACGAGACGCCGGAGGTCGCCTCGCGCGCCTACGATAAGGACCGGGACGGGTTCGTCATCTCGGGCGGCGCGGGCGTTCTCGTGCTGGAAGAACTGGAGCACGCGAAGGCGCGCGGCGCGACGATCCTCGCCGAAATCGTCGGCTACGGCGCGACGTCGGACGGGCACGACATGGTCGCGCCCTCCGGCGAGGGGGCGGTTCGCTGCATGCGCCAGGCGCTTTCGGGCGTGACGGGCAAGGTGGACTACATCAATACCCACGGCACGGCGACCGAGGTCGGCGACTCGCGCGAGATGGCCGCGATCCGCGAGATTTTCGGCGAGGAGGTGCCCTACATCTCCTCCACCAAGTCGCTCACCGGGCACAGCCAGGGTGCGGCGGGGGTTCAGGAATCGATCTACTCGCTCCTGATGCTGAACGGCGGCTTCCTCGCCGAAAGCGCCCATATCGACAATCTAGACCCGGAATTCGAAGGCCTGCCGGTGCTGCGCGAGCGCCGGGACGACGCCGGCATCCGCACGGTGATGTCGAACTCCTTCGGCTTTGGCGGCACCAACGCGTCGCTGGTCTTCCAGGCTTACGAGGACTGA
- a CDS encoding DoxX family protein: MSTTNNRLIVPALGRVYSSLHDFAETLLRVTAGLILIVHGAPKIVDPMANIGMVEGLGFYPGVVFSPLLALTEVVGGLFLAIGFLTRPAAFAATFVLLVTVWFHWVTLGQGYAGAEKSILWAAMTFYFVIRGGNAQSVDARLGRTF; the protein is encoded by the coding sequence ATGTCCACGACCAACAACCGCCTCATCGTGCCCGCGCTCGGCCGCGTCTATTCGAGCCTTCACGATTTCGCCGAGACGCTGCTCCGCGTCACCGCCGGCCTCATCCTCATCGTTCATGGCGCGCCGAAGATCGTCGACCCCATGGCCAATATCGGCATGGTCGAGGGTCTCGGCTTCTATCCGGGCGTTGTCTTCTCGCCGCTCCTTGCGCTCACCGAGGTCGTCGGCGGGCTCTTCCTCGCCATCGGCTTCCTGACACGGCCGGCAGCGTTTGCGGCCACCTTCGTGCTCCTCGTCACGGTGTGGTTCCACTGGGTCACTCTCGGCCAGGGCTATGCCGGCGCCGAGAAGTCGATCCTGTGGGCGGCGATGACGTTCTACTTCGTCATCCGCGGCGGCAATGCGCAGTCGGTCGACGCCAGGCTCGGCCGCACATTCTGA
- the fabI gene encoding enoyl-ACP reductase FabI, translating to MGDLMKGKRGLVMGVANHNSIAWGAAKALAAQGAEIALTYQGDAFGKRVKPLAAEIGSTLLIDCDVEDIASVDALFETLKEKWGTIDFVVHAIAFSDKSELKGLYADTTRENFTRTMVISCFSFTEIAKRAAAIMNNGGSLVTLTYGGATRVMPNYNVMGVAKAALEASVRYLAADFGPRNIRVNAVSAGPLRTLAGAGVSDARLMLNYQRKNAPMRRNVTHDEVGGSTLYLLSELSNGVTGEIHYVDAGYNIMSMPALDELKAQERRAEIAGEDNTTEAVSEAAK from the coding sequence ATGGGCGATCTAATGAAAGGCAAGCGCGGCCTCGTGATGGGCGTCGCCAACCACAATTCCATCGCATGGGGAGCAGCCAAGGCGCTCGCGGCGCAGGGCGCGGAGATCGCGCTCACCTATCAGGGCGATGCCTTCGGCAAGCGGGTAAAGCCTCTGGCGGCCGAGATCGGCTCGACGCTGCTGATCGACTGCGACGTCGAGGACATCGCCTCGGTCGACGCCCTCTTCGAGACGCTGAAGGAGAAGTGGGGCACGATCGACTTCGTCGTCCACGCCATCGCCTTCTCCGACAAGAGCGAGTTGAAGGGCCTTTACGCCGACACCACGCGCGAGAACTTCACGCGCACGATGGTGATCTCGTGCTTCTCGTTCACCGAGATCGCCAAGCGCGCGGCGGCCATCATGAACAATGGCGGCTCGCTGGTGACTCTGACCTACGGCGGGGCGACCCGCGTGATGCCCAACTACAACGTGATGGGCGTCGCCAAGGCCGCGCTGGAGGCCTCGGTGCGCTATCTTGCGGCCGACTTCGGCCCCCGCAACATCCGCGTCAACGCGGTTTCGGCGGGGCCGTTGCGCACGCTGGCGGGCGCCGGCGTCTCCGACGCGCGCCTCATGCTGAACTACCAGCGCAAGAACGCGCCGATGCGCCGCAACGTCACGCATGACGAGGTGGGCGGCTCGACGCTCTACCTCCTCTCCGAGCTTTCGAACGGCGTGACGGGCGAGATCCACTATGTGGACGCCGGCTACAACATCATGTCCATGCCCGCGCTCGACGAGTTGAAGGCGCAGGAGCGCCGCGCCGAGATCGCCGGCGAGGACAACACGACCGAGGCGGTGAGCGAAGCGGCGAAATAA
- the irrA gene encoding iron response transcriptional regulator IrrA, which translates to MAQAHKHDAKTQGSFCVFERLRASGLRPTRQRVALCNLIFGAGDRHLSAEDLHEEAHKAGEPVSLATVYNTLHQFTDVGLVRPLSAEGQRTYFDTNTSDHHHFFIESENAMIDIPDGAIRMSELPEPPEGMEIVNVDVVVRLRRKRDPNALAD; encoded by the coding sequence ATGGCACAGGCGCATAAGCATGACGCGAAAACGCAGGGCAGTTTCTGCGTGTTCGAACGTCTGCGCGCGTCCGGCCTGCGCCCCACGCGCCAACGTGTCGCGCTGTGCAACCTGATCTTCGGTGCGGGCGATCGTCACCTGTCGGCCGAGGACCTGCACGAAGAGGCGCACAAGGCCGGCGAGCCGGTTTCGCTCGCCACCGTCTACAACACGCTGCACCAGTTCACCGATGTCGGCCTCGTGCGCCCGCTCTCGGCCGAGGGCCAGCGCACCTATTTCGATACCAACACGTCGGATCACCATCACTTCTTCATCGAGTCCGAGAACGCGATGATCGACATTCCGGACGGGGCGATCCGCATGAGCGAGTTGCCCGAGCCGCCCGAAGGCATGGAGATCGTCAATGTCGACGTCGTGGTGCGCCTGCGCCGCAAGCGCGATCCGAACGCGCTGGCCGACTGA
- the fabA gene encoding 3-hydroxyacyl-[acyl-carrier-protein] dehydratase FabA → MDAKKTSFDREEVLACGRGELFGPGNAQLPLPPMLMFDRITEVSETGGEFGKGSIRAEFDINPDLWFFACHFQGDPVMPGCLGLDALWQLTGFYLGWLGEPGRGRALGVGEVKFTGQVTPDVKLVEYGVEFKRVMRSKLKLGIAQGWMKADGEVIYRASDLRVGLFVDEAAGG, encoded by the coding sequence ATGGACGCAAAGAAGACCAGCTTCGACCGCGAGGAGGTTCTGGCTTGCGGGCGCGGAGAACTCTTCGGGCCGGGCAATGCGCAGCTGCCACTCCCGCCGATGCTGATGTTCGACCGCATCACCGAAGTGAGCGAGACCGGCGGCGAGTTCGGCAAGGGCTCGATCAGGGCCGAGTTCGACATCAACCCGGACCTGTGGTTCTTTGCCTGCCACTTTCAGGGCGACCCGGTGATGCCCGGCTGCCTCGGCCTCGATGCGCTGTGGCAGCTGACCGGCTTCTATCTGGGCTGGCTCGGCGAGCCGGGGCGCGGGCGCGCGCTCGGCGTCGGCGAGGTGAAGTTCACCGGCCAGGTGACGCCGGACGTCAAGCTCGTGGAATACGGGGTCGAGTTCAAGCGCGTCATGCGCTCCAAGCTCAAGCTCGGCATCGCGCAGGGCTGGATGAAAGCGGACGGCGAGGTCATCTACAGGGCGAGCGACCTGCGCGTAGGCCTGTTCGTCGACGAGGCGGCCGGCGGCTGA
- a CDS encoding winged helix-turn-helix domain-containing protein: protein MTDRTMGPALARRVALAAQGFGTARPANVDRGHLARTIARLGLHQIDSVNVLARAHYLPAFSRLGAYDRTLLERAAWGRPGERRLFEYWAHEASLLPLDLQPALRWRMARAERGEAGYRSMRVFAGERRGEAMAILDRLRNEGPMAASDLGSGRPGWWEWSEAKVALEWLFYAGFVTTKTRRNSFERVYDLTERVIPAAILDRPSPSEADAHRALVERSARALGIATKPELRDYFRLGIPETRRAVSELVEEGTLEPIAVPGWPAAFLHREARLPRRIEATALLAPFDPLVWERARAERLFGFRYRIEIYVPAHLRQHGYYVLPFLLGDRLVARVDLKADRATGCLSVKAIHLEPDALDGTREALDGELERMRGWLGLSTIEGPTRVDHEGLDA, encoded by the coding sequence ATGACGGATCGCACGATGGGCCCCGCTCTAGCGCGGCGGGTCGCTCTCGCTGCGCAGGGCTTCGGCACGGCGCGCCCGGCCAACGTCGATCGCGGCCATCTCGCCCGCACCATCGCGCGGCTCGGGCTGCACCAGATCGACAGCGTCAACGTCCTCGCCCGCGCGCACTATCTGCCGGCCTTCTCGCGGCTCGGCGCCTATGACCGCACGCTCCTGGAGCGCGCCGCCTGGGGGCGTCCGGGCGAGCGGCGCCTCTTCGAATACTGGGCGCACGAAGCCTCGCTCTTGCCGCTCGATCTCCAGCCGGCCTTGCGCTGGCGCATGGCGCGCGCCGAGCGCGGGGAAGCCGGCTACCGGTCGATGCGCGTGTTCGCGGGCGAGCGGCGCGGCGAAGCGATGGCGATCCTCGACCGGCTGCGCAACGAAGGACCAATGGCGGCCTCGGATCTCGGCTCCGGGCGTCCGGGCTGGTGGGAGTGGAGCGAGGCGAAGGTCGCGCTGGAATGGCTGTTCTACGCCGGCTTCGTGACGACGAAGACGCGCCGCAACTCGTTCGAACGCGTCTACGACCTCACCGAGCGCGTGATCCCCGCCGCGATCCTCGACCGGCCAAGCCCGAGCGAGGCCGATGCCCACCGCGCGCTCGTGGAGCGTTCCGCCCGTGCGCTGGGCATCGCGACCAAGCCCGAACTGCGCGACTATTTCCGGCTCGGCATCCCCGAGACGCGGCGGGCCGTCTCGGAACTCGTCGAGGAGGGTACGCTGGAGCCCATCGCCGTACCCGGCTGGCCGGCGGCCTTTCTGCATCGCGAGGCTCGCCTGCCGCGCCGGATCGAGGCGACCGCGCTTCTGGCGCCCTTCGATCCGCTCGTCTGGGAGCGCGCCCGCGCCGAGCGCCTCTTCGGCTTCCGCTACCGGATCGAGATTTATGTGCCGGCGCATCTGCGCCAGCATGGCTACTACGTGCTGCCCTTCCTTCTCGGCGACCGGCTCGTCGCGCGCGTCGATCTCAAGGCGGACAGGGCGACCGGATGTCTGAGCGTGAAGGCGATCCATCTGGAGCCGGACGCGCTCGACGGCACGCGCGAAGCGCTGGACGGCGAACTCGAGCGCATGCGTGGCTGGTTGGGGCTGAGCACGATCGAAGGCCCGACCCGCGTGGATCATGAAGGTCTCGACGCCTGA
- a CDS encoding DUF5996 family protein, with product MTKANWPELDYLSWRDTCSALHLYLQIVGKYRFSHTPWVNHSWHATFYLTPRGWTTSPIPDGPGIEFLFDLVDHRLVGQAADGRTGSIELRPMTVKDFHEEFRALVTQLGGDPTFHGSPNEVPYPVPFAEDDRERPYDRDAVNRFFRATLTVDRVFKAFRTGFLGKVSPVHLFWGSFDLAVTRFSGRVAPTHPGGVPALPDDVAQEAYDHEVSSAGFWPGGGGLDYPAFYAYAYPGPNAYKTARVAPEAAFWSNELSEFILPYEAVQSAADPDAALTAFLQTTYDAAADLAGWDRENLECEPGRPRAVRAVRTPSSEPATARPAPAPIDAPVRREDGPAKGRYAITVDGNDAEMTYSRAGAGLVIIDHTEVPDALRGRGVGVVLVNRAVDDARKDGVALLPLCPFAKAQFGKHPEWADVLRR from the coding sequence ATGACGAAGGCGAACTGGCCCGAACTCGACTATCTGAGCTGGCGCGACACGTGCTCAGCCCTGCATCTGTACCTGCAGATCGTCGGCAAATACCGGTTCTCCCATACGCCGTGGGTCAATCACTCCTGGCACGCGACCTTCTACCTGACGCCGCGCGGCTGGACGACTTCCCCCATTCCCGACGGCCCGGGCATCGAATTCCTGTTCGACCTCGTCGATCATCGCCTCGTCGGGCAGGCGGCGGACGGGCGCACCGGCTCGATCGAGCTGCGCCCGATGACGGTCAAGGACTTCCACGAAGAGTTCCGCGCGCTCGTCACCCAACTCGGCGGCGATCCGACATTCCACGGCAGTCCGAACGAGGTGCCCTACCCGGTCCCCTTCGCCGAAGACGATCGCGAGCGCCCCTATGACCGCGATGCCGTGAACCGCTTCTTCCGCGCGACGCTCACGGTTGACCGCGTGTTCAAGGCATTCCGCACCGGCTTCCTCGGGAAGGTCAGCCCGGTGCATCTGTTCTGGGGCTCCTTCGACCTTGCCGTCACGCGTTTTTCGGGCCGTGTCGCGCCGACCCATCCCGGCGGCGTGCCCGCTCTGCCGGACGACGTCGCGCAGGAGGCCTATGATCACGAGGTGTCGTCGGCCGGCTTCTGGCCGGGGGGTGGCGGCCTGGATTATCCGGCCTTCTACGCCTACGCCTATCCGGGGCCGAACGCCTACAAGACGGCGAGGGTCGCGCCCGAAGCCGCCTTCTGGAGCAACGAACTCTCCGAATTCATCCTGCCATACGAGGCGGTGCAGAGTGCGGCTGACCCGGACGCGGCGCTGACGGCCTTTCTGCAGACGACCTACGACGCGGCCGCCGATCTCGCCGGATGGGACCGTGAGAACCTCGAATGCGAGCCGGGCCGCCCACGGGCCGTGCGCGCCGTGCGCACCCCGTCCAGCGAGCCGGCAACAGCAAGGCCGGCGCCCGCGCCGATCGACGCGCCTGTGCGCCGCGAGGACGGGCCGGCGAAGGGGCGCTATGCGATCACCGTCGACGGGAACGATGCCGAGATGACCTACAGCCGCGCCGGTGCGGGGCTTGTCATCATCGACCACACGGAGGTTCCCGACGCGCTGCGCGGCCGCGGCGTGGGGGTCGTCCTCGTCAACCGGGCGGTGGACGATGCGCGCAAGGATGGCGTCGCGCTCCTGCCGCTCTGCCCCTTCGCCAAGGCCCAGTTCGGCAAGCATCCCGAATGGGCCGACGTTCTGCGTCGCTAG
- a CDS encoding MauE/DoxX family redox-associated membrane protein, protein MSAATDRTATLYRMVMPQHTCPFGLKAKALLEREGYTVDDHWLKTREETDAFKAENGVRTTPQTFIAGERVGGYDDLRRHFGKPVADPKAVTYKPVIAIFAMAALMALAASWAAFGTLAPVRAGEWFIAIAMCLLAVQKLRDVESFSNMFLGYDLLAQRWVPYAYVYPFAEAAAGVLMISGALMWVSIPLAFVIGTIGAVSVFKAVYVDKRELKCACVGGDSNVPLGFVSLTENLMMVAMAIWMLRYVF, encoded by the coding sequence ATGAGCGCCGCCACGGACCGCACGGCAACCCTCTATCGCATGGTGATGCCGCAGCACACCTGCCCTTTCGGCCTCAAGGCGAAGGCCCTGCTGGAGCGTGAAGGCTATACGGTCGACGACCATTGGCTGAAGACGCGCGAGGAGACCGATGCGTTCAAAGCCGAGAACGGCGTCAGGACAACGCCGCAGACCTTCATCGCGGGCGAGCGCGTCGGCGGCTACGACGATCTGAGGCGTCATTTCGGCAAGCCCGTCGCCGATCCGAAGGCGGTGACCTACAAGCCCGTGATCGCGATCTTCGCGATGGCCGCGCTCATGGCGCTCGCGGCCAGTTGGGCGGCCTTCGGCACGCTGGCCCCGGTGCGCGCCGGTGAATGGTTCATCGCCATCGCCATGTGCCTGCTGGCGGTTCAGAAGCTGCGTGACGTCGAGAGCTTCTCCAACATGTTCCTCGGCTACGACCTCTTGGCGCAGCGCTGGGTGCCCTACGCCTATGTCTACCCGTTCGCCGAGGCCGCCGCCGGTGTCCTGATGATCTCGGGCGCGCTGATGTGGGTGTCGATCCCGCTCGCCTTCGTCATCGGCACGATCGGCGCGGTGTCAGTCTTCAAGGCTGTCTACGTGGACAAACGGGAGCTGAAATGCGCCTGCGTCGGCGGCGATTCCAACGTTCCGCTCGGCTTCGTATCGCTGACCGAGAACCTGATGATGGTCGCGATGGCGATCTGGATGCTGCGTTACGTCTTCTGA